GTTCCATCGAGTCAGGTGGGTGTTGAAGTGCGCAAGGAGGGGTCCGAAGGCTCTCCTGGCGAGGTCAAGGCCCCTCCTGAATCTGAAGAGGTCGGAGGACAGGGAGTTCCGGTGATTTCCGGAGAAGTCCGTCAAGAGGAAGCGCCTGCAGCCCCCTTGGGAGAGAAACCAAGAATTTCGGGGATGCTGCAGTTGGATGCGATGGACTTAAAGGAAGGGGGGCAGAGCGTGGGTTTACCCTATACGATTTGCTTTGAGCCCTGTGCCAGCGGTATGTGTGTGAAACGAAAGTGTACCAAAGAGGATACCCATCGCAAAGATGGCGCTCTGACCGAAATGGATCATGGGCCTAATTTCCTTGAACTCGGAGGAGGTCCTGGCTTTGAAAAACTAAACCCACGGCGGGATCATCATTATGGATCAGGTCTGCTGGTGAGACTGTTGGAGAAATCCGCATTGGTCTTTCGCGAGGAATATGATCAGAAGTCGCTAATCCAGATTGATGATATGAGCAAAAGAAGGGGAGGTCGACTGGGTAGCCATTCAAGTCACCAAAGTGGGTTGGACGCGGATATAGCCTACCTGGATGCCCAGCCCCGTTGGAGATCAGTCGTGACTGATGGCGTATTGGCTGAGGACTTTGATCTTGAACGCAATCTGCGCTTCTTCAAGCTCCTGGTTGACACTGGCTATGTAAATCGCATTTTTGTCGACCAAAAAATCAAAGAGGCTGCATGTGTTTGGTCAAAAGACAGCGGGCAGCAAAGGATTTTCAATGAAACTCTCATGCGCATGCGCCCTTATCGGGGACACGATGATCACTTTCATCTACGACTGCGCTGCTCTGACTACTATCCTCTGTGTCGAGACCAAGTTCCGCCGGGGGATTTGGGCTGTTAGGGAGATCGGTTCTTGCCTTTTTTGCCCGACTATCTTTAAATACCGGCCATGAAAAATCTGAGCGCAAAATCCACAATCGTATTCGGGGCGGTTCTTGTGAGCCTGTCATTTGTTGTTCTCTCTCTGTCGAGCTGCACAAAAGTTCAATCGTGGTGGCAGGCCCGGCAAGAGATTGAATGGCGCAAAGATGGAATGGAATCGGCTCTGGCCGAGGCCAAGAAAACAAATCGACCATTGTTTGTTTATTGGGGAGCAATTTGGTGCCCTCCCTGCAATGTCCTAAAGGCTAAGGTGTTTCCTGATTCGGACTTTAAGCAGGCGGTGAGCTCTTTTATTCCGGTTTATTTGGATGGAGACACGGAGAGCGCTCAGCTGTGGGGTGAAAAGCTCAATGCCAGCGGTTACCCGACCTTGATGGTTCTTAACTCCGCAGGTAAAGAGGTGGTTCGTCTGTCGACCAATGTCTCGGCCACCGAGATTGCGGAAGTCCTAAAGGATGCCTACAACGTGTTGTCGCCAGTGCCGGAATTATTGAGGGAAATCAAAAATGGAGCAAGGAAACCAGGACCCGAGGAGTGGCGCCTCTTGTCTCGCTATTCCTGGGATCAAGATCCGGCTTTTGATGAGTTGCGAGCTGAATGGGGAGAGAGCTTGTGGAGCCTAAAGGAACAAATTCCCGAGTCCTCTGGTGCCGAGAAAGCGCGTCTGGGCCTGGTCTCATTGCGTTTACGGCTCGGCGAGGGACTGGAAAAGAAGAAATTGAGCCTGGCACAAAAGGCTGAGTTTCTCGCATGGCTGGAAAAGCTTTTTCAACAGGAGGGTCTGCTTCCGGAGCTCGTCGGGGAGCTCTCCGGATTGGCTGGTTCTATCCACTCAGGTCTGTTCGAGGAAAAAGAAAAGAGGGCTAGACTTGAGTTTGGCCAAAACTACAAGAGAATGATGAGAAACATCCTGCAATCACCTAAAGTCAGTTGGGATATGAGACTCAATGCTTTGTATCCGGCCATAGATCTGGCACAGACTGACGAAAAGTCCTTTCCCCTCTCAGATGAAGAAAAACAGACGGTTGTTGATGAGTGCGAAAAAGCGCTGGCAGCCGCAGCCAAGAAGGAACAGAGAGTGGCGGTCGTGAGTGACGTAAGCTATTACTTGGGTGAAGTGGGTCAGCCAGGGCGAGCCAGGGATATCCTCAAATCCGAAATGGAAAAAGGTCTCAACCCCTATTACATGATGTCAGGCCTTGCCTACTTGGAGAACAAAGCAGGGAATAAGCAGGAGGCCTTGGATTGGCATAAACAGGCTTACCAAAAGGCTGAAGGTCGGGCGACCCGAATTCAGTGGGGAGGCAAGTACCTCAAATACTTGGTTGAAGTAAAACCTGAGGACAAAGCTGGAATCATGGCGGAACTCAAATCCTTTTACACGGACAATCTGAAGACCAGCGATGCCTTCATGGGTCGCAACAAAAGAGTGTTGGATAAGCTTCGCAAGAGTCTGGTGAAGTGGGGAGAGGAGAGGAAATCTGGAAGCGAATTACAGGCTCTGGCTAAAAACCAAGACCAGGAACACTGCAGTCAGCAAAGAGTTGGTTTTACGGAAACTTATCTGAGTTCGTGCAAGGAGTATTTCAAGGGGTTTTAGTTGCCAAAGGGGGAATTCATGGGCCTAAAGAGCGCCCCCGCGTCTAAGTGGCGAACTTATGAGGGTTTGGCTTGTTCCTGATCAGCCGTCTCATATTGACACGAGTCTAGTCTGGATAAGGGGTATTTGGGGGGTGTCTCGTGGCATAGGCCTTGCTCAATAAGGCTGTGGGACGCGAGGGTTGAATGAGTATAAATCAAAATACACAAAAGACCATGATTGATGAGATGACTCAGTCAGGAATTCACACCTTGACCATCGAGCTCGATCTTAACTCCTATGATGAGGACAAAGCCAGACAGGTGGCCAGTGAGTTTGCTGACCGTCTCAGCGACCAATCTCTTCCTGTTGAAGAAGAAGATGACGACTACGGAGAGGGCCTCAGTGATTCAGGTGAGCGGCGTCGGCACACGAGAACGCCATCCACCTTGCCCGCAATGGCACATAAGATTCTGGCCAGCAGTCCGTCTCATGAACCAGTTAAGGGTTTTGTCGTGAATATGAGTCTCACCGGAATGGCGTTGATCTCCGAGTCTGAAGAGATTTGCAAGGGTGACGTTGTTGAGCTTGAAATCATGGATGGGGTTATCCCTTTTTCGGTGTGCGCTCTTGTGGTCAAAAAGAACCCTGTCTTTGGTGCGGCTAGGCCTCACTTTTCATATGGCTTTCGTATCATGAAGATGAATCAGCAGGCACGGACCTCCATTGAGCGAATTGTCTCCGGCCGAGCGGCCTAAGCTGGCCTTTCGGTCATAAATTTCTCAATTTGAAGCGCCGATAGAGCAAGGACAAGAAAGGTCTTTGCTCGTGTTCCAATTTAGATGGCCAGGAATGCTAAGAAGGAATTGTCTCCTAGGGGCTTTGAACCTGGTGATCTCAACAATTGCAGGTCCCTTTCCCGTGGCCCATGGCGCCCCTTCTGACCCGATTGGAGATCTCATTAAGCAGCTTGAGGAGCGGGACCAACGGCTCCCCTCGTTTTTCTACCAGACCAGCCAACCAGTAGAAGTATTTACTCAGCCCAAGGGAGGGGAACCGCTCACGACTTTGGAGACTGACGACTTGATTCCTTTCGAAGGCGTGTCAGGCGGCAGAGCGGTGATCAAGAGCGACGACTACGGAATGCTCTATGCTGAGACCAAGGGGAAGGTTATTCGCAAAGACGCATCGGAAACCAGAATGATTGACGTGTTTCTGGACGTCCCAGAGGGGCAACCAGTGACGATCACTTCGGCACCAGGCAAGACCTGGAGGGACTGCGGTCCATCGGTTCCGGAGGGCGAAAGGCCTTGTGTAGCTTGGCCAAAAGGTGGCCCCCAAACGCGAATGCAAATCCGCCATGGGAAAATCATTGAAGAGACCGACCCTGTTACTGGAGCAAAAAGGCCTCAGCTGTTCTATCTGGTCGATGTTCAGTACCCGACCGACTGGGGAACCAAAAGTGAGAGGGGCTGGCTAAGTGCCCAATATGTGCGCGCCGATCCCTTGCCGCGAAGTGAGCTCTCTGTGGGAGAAGTGGACTACGTTGCCCCTCGACCCTTGCCGAAGCCGGACTGTAACTGTAAATCAAAGGATTTAGGGAAGCAGATTAAAGAAGGGCTTGATGTCGTCATCCACGAACCAAATGAGGCGGCCAAGAAGGCCATAAACTATGTAGGGCAATGTGTGTCTGGAAATCTTAATCCCAGTGGCTATACCAACCCCTTCAATCACTTCATGGGCAGTCACTGGCGAAATCAAAAAGGAAAGACTCTGTTTCGCTACAAGGATCAGGCAGTGACTGGAGAAAAAATGTTCGCCATTGACGCCATTGCGCGAACCATATTTGGGGAAATGCGTGGATGTTTCCGCAATGGGATTCGCTATCCCATGGCAGTGGCACGAGTCATTATGAACCGCGCTTACTACGTCAAAAAGCAGGGCCGAACAGTCCCTTTCGTCAAGGCGACGAGTCCCAATTACAAGGCGCTGGAGATTGAGCAGATCGTCCCTTATGTCACATCGTCCTCAGCGCAATTTTCTCCTTGGAATCGAGACGACCCGAATCTCAAACATATTCTTTGTCCCAAGAACATGGATGCGGAGACGAAAAAGATCTGGCTCAAGAGTGTGGAGATCGCCACGTCGGCAATTTTGGATCGAAAGCAGTTTGCTCAGGAAACCAAGCAGGTCAGGCAGCTGCACTTCAGCTCAGGTACAACTCCAAATTGGGCGCGAAACTACAAGCTCGAAAAACCAAGTATTGGTGCATCGCCCATTGACTCCGGGCGCTGTTTGAAACTTTGGGGAAGCGAGTCCTCAAAGACCTTTCGGTGGCAGGCATTTTTGCATGACCAGAACCCCCAGGGTCTTCTAGGAAACTTTTTTGCTATTGGCAGCGGCCTCTCGGAGAGCGGTGATGAGAACACCGATTGAAAAAGGTTTTGCCACAAGATTGGCCGCCCCCATGGCGCGAGCCTGGGTGTAGTTGAGATCCGAATGGGCTGATATCATCACCACTTGGGGAGCTTTCTCCATGGTGGAGATGAACTTAAGGACCTCGACACCATTTTTGACTGGCATTTGCACGTCCGACACCACAAAGTCGATCTTTCCTTCGTTTTCCATGAGAAGGGAAATGGCCTCTTCGCCATTGGCGGCAAACACGACGCGATAACCAGCTTCACCAAGAGCCCAAGATAAAACCTGACGAACATTCTCCTCGTCATCGACGACAAGCACGGTTTCTGGCTCTTTGTCCTGATTTGGATCTGACACTGGTACTAGCCCCTCTCGTGGTGACTTCTTTGGATCGACATAATGGGCCCGTTGTTTTAGGGCGAAAGTCATATTCTCAAATTGGTGCGCGGAGATTTCATTAAGTCGAGTTCAGTAATTTCCGATGGTTGAATGTCACGGGAGGGCCCTTGGCAAAGAGTTTTCGTAAACTTGGAAAATACACGCTCTTAGAGCGCCTCGGAGCAGGAGGCAGTGGGGAAGTCTATTTGGGTTACACCCAGATGGCCCCAGGGCTCTTTAACTTTTTTGCCGTCAAGATTCTCACCGCCGAACAGTCTTCCAATCCTCGAGCATTAAAAATGCTTCAGAGAGAAGCCTCATTGGCCAATGTGCTTAAGCACAACTCTATTGTTTCTCTCTATGAGTGTGGTCATGACGATGAGATCTTTTATGTGGCCATGGATTATGTGAACGGGTTGCCCTTAAGTCGACTCATGCATCACCACATGACCCGCAAGCCGATCATCAAAATGGAATATGCCATCTATATTGCTCGCGCCGTGGCCGCGGGACTGGAATATGCAAGGACATGTAAAAACCCTGAGACAGGGCAAGAACTGGGGATTGCCCATCGGGACATTTCACCGCAGAACATCATGGTGAATTTCGAAGGGGAAGTGAAAATTATCGACTTCGGTCTGGCTCGCTCAGCCGGGTTGGGCGACAAGACCCAATCGGATCAGATTATGGGTAAGCTCAAGTACATTAGTCCTGAACACGCCAGTGGCGAGTCAGTTGATCATCGAACCGACATTTTCTCCCTTGGCGTTGTCCTGTGGGAGATGCTGTCAGGAAGGCGGTTCTACCAGGACCTGCAAGACGCACAGATTGTCAGCTGGCTCAACAACCCGGATTACACCAGTCTAAAACAATTTGTTCCTGGAATGTCAGATGAGCTGGATCGAATTGTCCAGCGAGCGGTGGCTGGTCAAGCCGAGGATCGTTATCAGACGGCCGGAGAACTACATGACGATCTTAACCGGTACCTCAATAAGAACTTCCCGGACTTTTCGCCCAGCGAATTCAGGCGTATTTATCGCCATGAGTTCGAAAATGAAATGAAGGAAAGAGATCATAAACTGGCGAGTTATCTAACCGACATCGAAGTGTCTGAAAAAAAATACCAAAAGACCTTTGATCAGTATGCGGATATGGTTGATCGCATGGGAGTTTTAGTTGAAAAGGAATCTCCCCATAAAAACACCGAGGAAGCGGTCGAAAGATTCAAAAAGGCCCGCCAAGCGATCACAGAAAAGAAGAAGCGAAATCGAGGAATGTGGCGGCACTATGAGCTCAAACAGGCTATGTCTTACTCCTGGAAGCTTGGAGCCGCACTTCTGGTCTTGTCACTCATGTGGTCCAGGGCGGCCAACAAAAGCTATGGTGAGTTTATGAAGGGGGCGTGGGTTACAATGAGGCAGGCATTGGGGTTGAGTACGGAAACCCGTGACGTGGCGAGCATCATTGCGGACGAACAGAACCTCGGTCTTAAATATCCAGACAAACCATTTACGGTACAGATCCGCACGCGACCGACTGGAGCGCGAATTTATCAAAATGGAAAGCTCTTGCGTTTGCGAACGCCAGCCCTGGTGAGGGTTTCCAATGCTAAGACGGCAAAAATCAGCCTTGAATCAAAGGGGTTTCCGGTGCGAAATCTCCAAGTCAAACCCTTCGAAGAAGATGTCTTCATCGATTTTCGTAACCAATAAGAGACCTAATTAGCAAACATCCGCCAAGGTTTTTCCCTTACTGTTGGCCAGTCGACTTGCTCGGAGGATTTTGCGCAGGAGAGCCAGTCGGGGCGGGTGGGTACATCTGCGAATCCCCTCGCTGGTCTTTAAACAACAAAGGCAACAGCTTGTCTTTATCGATTGTCGCCCGTTTGACAATACCGATTTCACTGGGGTCAAATCGCTGCTTCACATCAGCCTGCTTGAACATGAACTGATTGTATCCCACCAGCGTAGCAATGGCGGGTCGGACATCCTGATCTTCAGGTACCCTTAAGGGCGAGGATTCTACATAGGTGTTTTTTATGCGATCTCGATAGAGGAAAACAATGGATTCAGGCACAAATTTATCGTCAGAACCGTTGCTCAAGTAGCCAATCAGATTTTCACCGCAATCGACCTTAATCTCCCGACAAACCCGCACCAAACAACGGTCGCGCGTGATTTCGCACTCGACACTTTCGCCAGCCGAGGCCGAATAGGGAGAAAGGCTGAGTAGCATGAGGACGGATAAAACGATAATGATGCGAAAATTCCTAGGGTAAACATTCATATGTTCATTCTGCCAAAATCCTAGAAGACTTCCCAGGACATATATTAAATGTAACATAATATATCTTATCAGATCAAACTACCTCCAGACCCAAGTCCCGCGCCAAACCTCATCCAGCCTGCATTTATACTGAGGCAAAGGGGCCCTTTCGCTTCCACCTAGCTCCCAGACCTGGTCATCAAAGGAGCGCCGATGATCGAGAGGCCCACTTAGAATCTATTCACTTGTCGACCTCTGGAGATCAATATGGACATCCCCTGGCTTCCGGCCTCTATCCACAAGGAGCAAGAATCCCTTTTCAAGTAGTCCGTCCTGTAGCCGAGCCTTTTCCGTGAATCCGAATCCTCCGCCGTCGCGCAAGGGCGTATCCGAGGTGCAGCAGCACAGCTGATGCGCCCCGAAGACGCGCCTGCGGCCGTAAGGCGCGTGAGGATTTACGGGAAAGGTCGGAGATAGGACGGATTTCTTTGGCAAAGGGACTTGCGGATCGCTTTAGAGCCTCACTCAAAACGCTGCCAGCGCCCCTTGGTCAGCAGATACACAATCACTGGCCCCAATAGCCCCAATAGGGATTGAAACACACTCAGGCCAATATAGACGTTTACAATCAGGGCCACCACGGCACTGGCATAAAACCCATACACCCCCCATTTTTTCCACATCCAAATGCCCGCTGCAAAGACAGTGTTAAGGACGGCCATCACTCCAAGGCCCATGATGAGGCCCTCTGTGGCTTTGGGGAGTGCCGACACAATGGCTCCAGGAAACAGAAAGTAACTAATTGCAGTCAGAGGATTGGCGATGAACATCAATATTAGGAATGCCGTCAACCACCCTCCCCGTCTAACTTCTGGACTTCGGGATAGGCTTGAATCGTCTCCGTGTAGGTCACCTATTGACATGATTTTCTCCCTGCGCGGTCTCTTTGAAGAAAAAAACCCAATCGCGGGGTCACGATTGGGCGAGAACTTCTCCATCAATTACCTATCAAAACAGAATCAATTAAACCTGAGTGGCTTCAAACACACTTGGTGCCCGTGCCGACTTCTTCTTCTTAATAAACAAGGCCACTGCAGCCAACAATCCCAATGCCACGTATATGAGGGTTGAGCTATCGCCGCCAAGTCCACCAATACCGCCGGCACCATCTGCACTCGTTGCCGCATCACCAGGAATGGTAGGCGCTCCCGCAATAGGTTGTGGGGAAGGAGGTGGCGGTGCCATATCTCCGCCTGGAACGGGAGGTGGTGGCGGAGGCGGAGCCCCCGTTGTGGTACCGCTCGATGCCATATCCTGTAGGCCTGCCTCAAAATCAGGTCCGGGAGGAGGTGGCGGCGGAGCGCCGGCTCCGGGCATATCATTGTTAAAGTCATTGGCGACGCCCGACATGGCGCTATCCAACTCAGGTGGCGCATCATTGGCGGCCAATTTGGTATTCAGAGAGCCTAAATCATCTTTCCAATAACGAAGTGACATCCCTTCGGCCACTTCAGATTTTGATTCCACTTCGCCGTTGGTTGCCCAAACTTCTTTCCACGCATCAGGAAAGCCAAGTAAGGAGGCTGAAAACGAACGGATGTTATCACCCACCTGAGTCACATATTCCTGGGCGGCCTGTCCCACGTCCTCATAGGCCACTTTCATTGAGCCAGAGTCATTTGGACGATTAGGGGAGTTGTAATAGAGTTTGTCCCCTGGGTCAGCACCACTGGCCAGGTGAGGGTTATCCTCCAACAGAGTGGCCGTGCGGTCTTCGCCAAAAATCTTCTGGCTCACACTGGATAGATCGGTGTCCTGGCGAAATATGTAGACGGTGTTCAATAGGCGTCCATTGCGATAAAATGGAGCGTCCTTAATTTTCTTGACGGGAATCCACGATTGGGCGGGAGCTTCATCCGCATACCCTTCGTCTGCGGCAGCCACTTCCATCGGAGCGGCAGCTAGCTCGTCCGGGTTTTCCACCTGGGCATCAGGGTATTCCCCCTCGGCTCCAACTTCCTCCGCTCCCACATCGGCAGCAGCGATGTCTCCGCCTTCAGCAGCAGGCTCATTAAAGGCATCTTCCGAAGATCCATCCAGGGCTTCAAGCGTGGGTTCTCCCCCTTCTTCCTGTGCCACTTCACGGTCAGCGCCTTCTTCACCCTCTTCAAAGTCTTCGAATTCGTCGAACCCCTCTTCATCTCCTCCGGCGACCTCTTCACCCTCTTCGGCAAAGTCTTCATCTTCGAAGTCTTCATCAGCAAACTCTTCGTCTTCGAATTCACCTTCCTCGTCTCCAGCGGCCATTTCATCGCCCGCCTCTTCATCACCACCTTCTTCGACGGCGGCTTGTTCTCCTTCTTCGCCTTCCTCGTACTCAGAGGCGAATTCTTCTTCAGCCCCACCTTCTTCATCGCTCTCACTGAGAAGGCTCTCTTCGTCACCGCCTTCTTCTTCTGAGATATCAGAAGTGGCTTCGTCGATTTCAGAGACAAGATTGGAATCCTCGTCCACTCCTTCACCACTCGTAGACCCACAGGACCACAAATTGGTTGCAAGAAGCAGCATCATCAATGTGCGAATTGCCAACGACATCTTACCCATAAGCATTCCTTCCTACGGGATATTATCGTATGTATAGACAGTTTTCTTAACCAAAACGGGACCCGTCATCAGTCGAGAAATTACTCAGCGAGGGGGTTTCAGCGATTGTTCTCGACCTTGGTGAGAAGACATACCCAACCTTAGATGGGTCCCTCACTAGACTAAGGCAAAAAAAATGGCCCCCGCAAGGAGGCCACAAAGCGAATGGGGTGAACCAAGATCTCTTTTTTAAGAGAGAATCCGTTGCTGTCTCCTTAAGCAAATGACAGTCCAGACGAAGGTCCCAGGCTCTCACGGGTGAACCCCATGTTTTCAACACCTTAAGATGGCTTCCTGGGAGAACCCTTTGAATTCGGCTGTCAGCCTTTGGACAAAGTGACCTTCTTGGCCGTCACCTCCGCCCTAGGTCGAGGCTCTTGAGTTCAGGTAAGGCTGAATCTTTAAAACTGTCTTAGGTTAATCCACTGACTCTCTCAATTCGATACAACTAATTGGAAATCCACAGATTTTTCTGTCACTTACTCTAATGTCTCGCTTTAGATTCCGATAATTCATAGAGAACTTGGATTTGTTTTGTGGGGAGATTTCTTATGGTGGCGTTTATTCGTTATTGGCTGAGATGGTCCATTTTGCTGCAGTTCTTGATTGTAAGCAGCATGGTTTTGTCAGCGGCCGTATTCACCTCCGGTTGCGGCTCGGAAGGAACTTCTGATTCCGCCTCCTCAGGCGATGACGACGACGATGATGATGGCGGCGGCACCAACCCACCGGTGGGCGAAGTCGACAACGACAACTTTTGGATTCGCGTCTATGACACTGCTAAATATCCTTATCACATGCATGCCACCACCGGATTTGCCGATGAATGTAAGATCGACGCGGCGGCAACCGACCAGACCTTGGATTGCGTTATTGAGATGAACGAAGGGGATCTTTACTTCCACCAACTACAAATGCATTACAACGTACCTCCCGATATGTGTACCTATCTCACTCGGACTCCCTACTTCTTCTATAACCAGGAGCCAGGAATTGGTCCCTCTACGGTTAACTACGAAGTCGCCTACTCGACCACTGGGAGCCTGGTCGGCCACAACTGTACGGTGGATGGCGTTGCCAACACAGCCAATAGCTCAACTGGACCTAATGGATCCCCGGATGGTGCGGGCTGTAGTATTGACAATGCCCAACTTAACTTCAGAGAACTCAATTTCGACCCACAGAACGCCGCAGTGAGCTGTGTCTACGATCAACAGCAAACAGGAGGAGCCAACTGCTGCTTTGGTGACTACACAATGAGTCTGACAATATGGCGCGAGGACAGCGGTGGGGCATTCTCGGCGTCCAGCACCTCCATTGATGGCAAATGGGGAGGCAGTTTTACAAGCTGCCTGGGTGGCCCTGTCCGCACCAATGCGTGGACGGACAAGAGTAACGACGGCTGGCCGCTGAATCTCATCAGTTATGTCTTTGGCGAAGGTCTTAACACCACCTTCAATCTGGCTAAGCTCATCGAGGAGCCAAAGGGCTATGACACCCTGACTATCGCTAATCACTACAGCACGCTCGCCGGCGTTCACGATCATACAGATTTTGAGAATGGGTCCGCATGGGCTTCTTCCAAGCCATATATGATTGACCCTCTTGATGACCGCAGTGGGTCTGACATGAGAGGCTGGACCACATCCGACTCTTATGATTTCAAGTGTCTGGACAAAGCCTTTGAAGTGCGCAATCGCATTCGCGTCTACATCCGTGAGTGGGACGCCTATGCTGATTACCTGGCCTACATTTCCTCGGCGGGTGTGACGGTAGCGCCCGATCGTTACGGAATAAGTGAAGGTGACCCCAGCTGCGTGGGTATTTATGGCCCCTGTAATGACAAATACGATATCGACGATCTCGTCTATAGCTTCCAAAACGGAACTGGCATTTGCGCAGGGACTGACGCCACCTATGATTCTTGCTACGATCAGTCCACCGTATCTAACCGAAAGAACTTCTTTCCTGGAATCGAATACTAGTCCAAAAGCCAGAAATGACTGCCAAAATGCCTTTAGTTGAGTGTGCAATGCCCTCATAAAGGCTTTTTGGTATAGTCGGTCTATGGCCAGCTCTCCCGAACCCCAGGAAAAGATTCTCATCGAGACCATTCCCTCCCAGGACACCTGGGCCTTTCGCCAAAAAGTGCTACTGCCCCACCTGTCCGTCGAGGAATGTCGATTCAGTAACGACAACATGTCGGGATCCTTTCACCTGGGGGCCTTTGTTGAAGGCAAACTCACCGGCGTCGCATCTTTTTATCCCGAGATTAATGAGAACATTGCCTACTCAGGCAAAAACCCCTACCGACTCCGACAGATGGGCACCCTTCCGGAAATGCAAAAGCAAGGAATAGCACGAAAGCTGTTGGACACCGCCGTCTCCTACCTGCAAATGAAAAACTGTGAGCTCCTGTGGTGTCACGCCCGAGAAAAGGCCTTCCCTTTCTACGAGAAAATGGGTTTCACCTATCAGAGTGATCTCTTCGATGTCCCCAATATCGGCCCCCATCGGCTCATGACTCTCGACGTTCCACCGATGGATTAACGGGCTTGACTCAAAAACACTCGGTTGAATTGTCTTCTATACGACCCCAGATGAATGTCGGTGCCGTTGAACCCAAGGCCCAGTGAGCTAGGCCATCATCGTCCCAGGCCACGGCAATTGCTGCCAGACTCATTTCCCGTTCAAGCCCTTCTTTAAGAATGTCTCCCAAGGCTTCAGAAAGCCCTTGGCCTTCATCCACCCGGGTGGCCACCCGAACAGCCAAGGCCAAATCGATGATTTGCTCTCCCCTCCCGGTACAACTGACCGCCGCCCGTCGGCTGGTATAGTTCCCGGCAATGGTTGGTGTGTCCCCAACTCGGCCTCGAGGCTCATAACCAACCCCACCGGTACTGGTGACACTGGCCAAATGTTTTTTCCCATCCAGACTCACACATCCTATGGTGCCGTGGGAGCCCGTCCGACGCGGATTCTCCATCATCTGCTTGATCCAGCGAGCACTACGGGTCGCCGTGACCATCTCAAATCTTGGTAAATCCCACTGGCGGATCAGGTCTTCAACACCATCCGCATCACGGATGCCGTGCTTCTCCCCCTGTAAAGCAAAGGCCAGCAGGGAGGCGAAGGGATAATCCTGCCCGTTCATCACAGCTGTAAACTGTCGATATTGGCTCTCCATAAAACTGGCACTCAAACGGGCCTTGCCGTCTTCCTGTAACACGCTACCAATTCCGGCATTAAAACTTGGGTGCCTTTCCATAGCCACGGCTACATTTAAAGCCATTCTGGTCGCTGGGCAATCCACCTGCCGGGCGGGGTGCGACAGCCAACCCAACTCAGCGGGAGGTTGAGTTTTATGCTGCAACTCCGAGATGATCGTTTGCAGTGCTGTTCGGGCCTCTTGAATGCGCTCACCCTTAGGGTCCCCCGGGCCGGCTCCACCGTGAATCAAGGTCAATGGTCTCTGAACCAAGTTACCGAGCTCACGACTTCCAGTGCGCAAATAGATCTCTGACAATCTCTCATCCATGCTCAGCTCCACCTTAGACTGGAAAAACTAGTTCTTTTGGCCAGCTATTGTCCATCCTAAAGCTTCAAATCCAGGGCCTAACGCAAAGCCTC
This is a stretch of genomic DNA from Pseudobdellovibrionaceae bacterium. It encodes these proteins:
- a CDS encoding thioredoxin family protein, yielding MSLSFVVLSLSSCTKVQSWWQARQEIEWRKDGMESALAEAKKTNRPLFVYWGAIWCPPCNVLKAKVFPDSDFKQAVSSFIPVYLDGDTESAQLWGEKLNASGYPTLMVLNSAGKEVVRLSTNVSATEIAEVLKDAYNVLSPVPELLREIKNGARKPGPEEWRLLSRYSWDQDPAFDELRAEWGESLWSLKEQIPESSGAEKARLGLVSLRLRLGEGLEKKKLSLAQKAEFLAWLEKLFQQEGLLPELVGELSGLAGSIHSGLFEEKEKRARLEFGQNYKRMMRNILQSPKVSWDMRLNALYPAIDLAQTDEKSFPLSDEEKQTVVDECEKALAAAAKKEQRVAVVSDVSYYLGEVGQPGRARDILKSEMEKGLNPYYMMSGLAYLENKAGNKQEALDWHKQAYQKAEGRATRIQWGGKYLKYLVEVKPEDKAGIMAELKSFYTDNLKTSDAFMGRNKRVLDKLRKSLVKWGEERKSGSELQALAKNQDQEHCSQQRVGFTETYLSSCKEYFKGF
- a CDS encoding PilZ domain-containing protein, with product MSINQNTQKTMIDEMTQSGIHTLTIELDLNSYDEDKARQVASEFADRLSDQSLPVEEEDDDYGEGLSDSGERRRHTRTPSTLPAMAHKILASSPSHEPVKGFVVNMSLTGMALISESEEICKGDVVELEIMDGVIPFSVCALVVKKNPVFGAARPHFSYGFRIMKMNQQARTSIERIVSGRAA
- a CDS encoding penicillin-insensitive murein endopeptidase, which encodes MKLGVEVDRAAFDSLPLVMAPSTSPRFSGGGPAPKKTDYVIFQNPLIEPPKMGSREVTFKVTLVTGSGSNPISLGGEIQDSGRFNLDEERPSANGAPLRAIGQCLELSSCSVLYVDVFYVENGQHRKQQFLYQGHGSTKVTGQNSGKQSPGAGSGVEAKSGPCDEFEGCEGQFVGHRVEETYYDNLHDWKDRDGNAEPGTQVKGENQPSGPLLLPGADTRTDGVPSSQVGVEVRKEGSEGSPGEVKAPPESEEVGGQGVPVISGEVRQEEAPAAPLGEKPRISGMLQLDAMDLKEGGQSVGLPYTICFEPCASGMCVKRKCTKEDTHRKDGALTEMDHGPNFLELGGGPGFEKLNPRRDHHYGSGLLVRLLEKSALVFREEYDQKSLIQIDDMSKRRGGRLGSHSSHQSGLDADIAYLDAQPRWRSVVTDGVLAEDFDLERNLRFFKLLVDTGYVNRIFVDQKIKEAACVWSKDSGQQRIFNETLMRMRPYRGHDDHFHLRLRCSDYYPLCRDQVPPGDLGC
- a CDS encoding response regulator is translated as MSDPNQDKEPETVLVVDDEENVRQVLSWALGEAGYRVVFAANGEEAISLLMENEGKIDFVVSDVQMPVKNGVEVLKFISTMEKAPQVVMISAHSDLNYTQARAMGAANLVAKPFSIGVLITALREAAANSKKVS
- a CDS encoding serine/threonine protein kinase produces the protein MAKSFRKLGKYTLLERLGAGGSGEVYLGYTQMAPGLFNFFAVKILTAEQSSNPRALKMLQREASLANVLKHNSIVSLYECGHDDEIFYVAMDYVNGLPLSRLMHHHMTRKPIIKMEYAIYIARAVAAGLEYARTCKNPETGQELGIAHRDISPQNIMVNFEGEVKIIDFGLARSAGLGDKTQSDQIMGKLKYISPEHASGESVDHRTDIFSLGVVLWEMLSGRRFYQDLQDAQIVSWLNNPDYTSLKQFVPGMSDELDRIVQRAVAGQAEDRYQTAGELHDDLNRYLNKNFPDFSPSEFRRIYRHEFENEMKERDHKLASYLTDIEVSEKKYQKTFDQYADMVDRMGVLVEKESPHKNTEEAVERFKKARQAITEKKKRNRGMWRHYELKQAMSYSWKLGAALLVLSLMWSRAANKSYGEFMKGAWVTMRQALGLSTETRDVASIIADEQNLGLKYPDKPFTVQIRTRPTGARIYQNGKLLRLRTPALVRVSNAKTAKISLESKGFPVRNLQVKPFEEDVFIDFRNQ